The Alnus glutinosa chromosome 1, dhAlnGlut1.1, whole genome shotgun sequence region TCAGGCGTCCTCGACGGTAGTGGACTTGGCGGTGTGCTGTGGTTGTGGCGGAACGAGAGAGCTGGGGGCGGGGCATTTGGACGGAACGAGCGGCGGCACCGCAATTCAGCTTTCCGACCTCCTACGTGTGACGTGTCGCCTGAGAACGGTGTTTGTGGTGGAGGAGGGGTCGCTAAGCAAATGTACAgaatacaagaagaaaaaacttgAGGCAGTGATAATCTTCcccaaaacaagaagaaaaaaccagatAATAactaataagaaagaaaaattaccgGTGGTGTCGTTTGGCCGGATTTTTGAGCAGGTGATTTGCCGGTTTTTGGATGGCCGGCGTTGTTTTCTTCAAGGCTTCACAAACTCGGTACTTTGTGGCTTGTGGGTGGCGGCTTGTGCGACTCAGAGACAAAGAGGCAAGAGGGCTTAGGTTTAGAAACTCTGAAAGTTAGCCATTTAGttagaaagtttttttaaaaaaaaaaaaaaaaatatgagggtGCAGGGCGGGGACCCGAGATTTTTCAAGGGTCCCCCCCGCACCGTGCGGGGGGGCCAAATGAAGACCCGTGgcccgcaccatgggtgcgggttttatGTTCtatggggcggggcgggttttgcgGGGATTTGCTCACCACTAGTGGCAGGTTTAGACTTGGAGTGTTCACAAGTCTGTCAAGTCACGTATCAAACTGAATCTATGCTTAAATTAGGCCAAGGTTGTGAtcaatttgtgtttgtgtttgtatttgttttttttgggatgaatgTTTGTGTTTGGTTTAACTCGTACGTGCGTGTtgagctatatatatacataagatTATATAGCTTAATTCTGacctaacccatttaattaaatgtgtcaaattcttttactataattttttaatttcttgttggGTTTATGGGTTGCGTAAAAAATTAACCACCCTAGTGTCGCATGTCAAGTTCAAATCCTATTGAAGaatgagtataaaattatataggtcaattttaatcTAACTTGCGCCGTGTATCTAGGttctatatattaatatatataccccAAGAAGAGTTAGTTGTGATCACTTGCAAGAATCCCACCAAACAAAATCGATCCCATGGGTGCAGCTAGCTCTTCCTCCATGTCCAAAGGATTAATCGATCCCATGGGTGCAGCTAGCTCTTCCTCCAAGTCCAAAGGAAGCTCCCAAAAAACCATTCAAGAAAAAACATTATCAGGAGTTGGCAACCTCATCAAGCTCCTCCCGACCGGCACTGTCTTCCTGTACCAGTTCCTCAGCCCTGCCTTGTCCAACAATGGCCACTGCAAAACCATCAACAAGTACCTCACCGCCATTCTTGTTGCTCTCTGCGGTTTGTCttgcttcttttcttccttcacaGACAGCTACGTTGGAGATGACGCTAAAACACACTGCGGGGTTGTAACAAGCAAGGGTCTTTGGCCCTCGCCGGAGTCTAAGAAGGTTGACTTGTCGACGTATAAGCTTCGGTTTGCGGACTTCGTCCACGCCTTTTTCGCTGTGATTGTGTTTGCTGCTTTGGTGCTTTTGGATGGAAATACAGTTGGGTGCTTCTATCCGGTGTCTGAGTCCACTGAGAAGACTTTGCTCCAGGTGCTGCCACCTGTTGTTGGCGCGGTTTCTAGTGTGGTTTTCGTGGTGTTCCCTAATAAACGCCATGGAATCGGATACCCTTCAAGTGAGCCTTCGCAAGATTCCAAGTCTGGTGGAGAAGTATAGTATATATCGACGACGAAAGTCTAAGGAAGTTTGTGGTTGTGTTTGtgtgtggtttttcttcttcttattctttacCCTGTTGCCTTGTACGATTGTACTCATGTTTCCTTGTCTAGAGGGTTTgagtttaattgacatatatatgTTTGGTGGCTGTCATGaaattgtaatttgtaatttgtaatttattccTTGTAACAAGGGGTCTTTCATGTTTGGATTCAATTCAGTCCCAAAGGGAAGGCAATTCCATCTTCCACAAACTAAAAGGCCTCACAGTCTAATTCTTCCACAAAATTAAAGCAAACAAAAGAGAATTCATGTCTTGGAGCGACGTGGTGCATGCTCATGATCAATATCTCTTTAATTCTCCTGTGCGGCTTACTGTTCAAAGAAAGAGAGTGGCGGCTGTAGAATTAAGGAAAAGCTGTTGAAACAAGGCTTTATGGGAGGATTAATTATGAGGAAGTATTAGAGTGTTATGACTGGCCAATTAACATGGATGAAAGCTAGCTAGTAGGGATGTAGGCTTGTAGCAGATTCAAGGTCTGTCATTTTATGTACGTACTCGAATGACTTTGTTATTTTGTTAGAACCGTACGTAATAGAAAAGAGAACTGaatccttttcctttctttttctttcttgatcgAAGGTTGAAAGAGTTTGAGAATTCTCTGCTTGGTTAAAATCCAAGGGCAGAGTTATTGTTCTATATATAGAGAGTGAATATACAAGAGTACATACAGGCTCGGTGAACCAATAACAGAGACAATAACAGGACACAATGTTCTAGACATAAGTCAAAGTAACAAGTTCCTATGCTTCTGATCATAATACAAACAAAGAACAAGATCCAAGACTAATCACACATGAATCTATGCTGAGTTGGAGGAGTATTCAGCAGAAAACATGGAGACCATAAAATCAGGAGTAGAGTTGACTGTGTCAGCTACTAGGGTCTTCTACAAAATGGTGTGAGGTAGCTTGGTAGCTGCTGCTGTGGTCTTCTGCAAGGTAGCTATAGGATTGCTGCTGATTAAGAGGAAAATTAGTAAAGAAAGAGTGCAGCTTAGGTTGACTAGAATTGTCATTTTCTGGTTGAATGTGAACCAGATTGCTAGTAGGAGTGCTTTGCTGTTCTTGATCTTGAATTTCCTTAACAAAGGTGAATACCCTTGGAGATGTTCGTAACGGACTAATAGCATCATGAGTACAACCTGAGGGAGAGATTCATAGACAAAGCCAAAGATTGAATTTTAATGGTAGCtagaatttttttgttatatatatatatatatatggagtcttgtattttcatttttattggtATATAGTTGGGTCGTGATGGTAAAGATCGATGAGATGATGATGAGAATCGGACAAAGTGCTGCTAGCAATTGTAATGACTccgttattttttttggaacagtACTGTTGAAAAAGTTATAaactcaaaaattttaacaaacatgaCCGCATTTTCTTGTATGAATGTTAATGTCAGTAATTAGAATAGTAATTTgtatgattaaatttattattttttattactttaaatttttagaataataagtGATGTATTGGACTACACTTATTAAGTgagattttaattaaactagaaaatgtgggaaaaaaa contains the following coding sequences:
- the LOC133858922 gene encoding protein DMP2-like — protein: MGAASSSSMSKGLIDPMGAASSSSKSKGSSQKTIQEKTLSGVGNLIKLLPTGTVFLYQFLSPALSNNGHCKTINKYLTAILVALCGLSCFFSSFTDSYVGDDAKTHCGVVTSKGLWPSPESKKVDLSTYKLRFADFVHAFFAVIVFAALVLLDGNTVGCFYPVSESTEKTLLQVLPPVVGAVSSVVFVVFPNKRHGIGYPSSEPSQDSKSGGEV